CCTGTAGCACCTTCCCGTCGATGCGATCGCCATCTTCCAGCATTAGATTCGGATCGCTCAGTTTCTCGCCATCGAGTTTCACGCCTCCCCCCTGAATCAAACGACGCGCTTCCGAAGATCCTTTCGCCAAACCCGCCGCGCTAACCAGATAGAATAACTTCACCGGAAACTTAATTTCCCCTAAACTAAACTCCGGAATCGTTCCCGCTTGCCCCTGGCTCAGAGCCGCCTTTTGCGCTTCCAAAGCCGCCGACTCTCCCTTATACTGAGTCACCACATCCAGAGCCAAAGCTTTTTGCCTCTCCCTCGGATTTTCCGGCAAACTCTCTAGAGAAAGATTCGTCAGCAATTCAAAATAATCTGTAATAATCGCATCCGGAGTTTTCTCCAGCTTAGAATACATCGTCACCGCATTTTCCCACAGTCCCACATAATTCCCCAAAGACTTCGACATCTTCTGCGCGCCATCCGTCCCTAACAAAATCGGCACTAACAGGCCAAACTGCGGGCGCAGGCCGAAATGGCGTTGCAAATCTCGACCGACGGCAATATTAAACTTTTGGTCGGTTCCTCCCAGCTCCACATCCGCTTTCACCGCCACAGAATCGTAACCTTGCATCAGAGGATAGAGGAACTCATGGAGGTAAATGGGATTCTCCTTATTGTATCGTTCGGAAAATCCTTCTTTGGCCAGCATTTGACCCACTGTCATCGTTGCCAAAAGTTGCAAGGTCTTACCCAGATCTAACTGACTCAACCATTCCGAGTTATAGCGAATTTCCAAACGTCCGGGAGTATCGAAATCTAAGATCGGGCGCAGTTGATCCAAATAGGTTTGGGCATTTTCCTCAACCTGTGCTGGAGTAAGCTGGCGCCGCACTTCCGATTTTCCCGTGGGATCGCCAATTTGTGCGGTGAAATCGCCAATAATCAAAACAGCAGTGTGCCCCGCATCTTGAAACGCGCGCAACTTTCTCACGGCAATACTGTGCCCCAGATGCAAATCCGTTCCCGTGGGATCGATACCCAACTTTACCCGCAAGGATTGTCCGGAACGCTCCAGTCGGTGCTGTAGATTTTCATCGGGATCGTCTGATTCCGGGCGGTTGGGGAAAATTTCCTCAATCCCGCGATAGAGCCAGTCTGGATTGGAGTTCGTGCTTGTCATAGGATCGGATATTTTGATATTTCTTTATATTTTGCTAATCTCTGTAATAGCTATTCGCCGTTACGGTCAGGAAACGTTAAACTACTAGCTAGATGTCGATCGCAAGTCACCCTCAAAAACCACAAATATCATCAGTATTTATCCCTATCCATTCATTTGAACTGAGGAAGTAACATCACCGTGTCGTCTAATACTATCAGTCGCGAGCACTCTAAATCCATTAGCCCCATCTTCCAGTTTGTCCAAGGTGTGGGGAAAGTGGCTGGCGGAACTATCTTGGGCGTGACGATGCTCTCCAGTTCTATATTGGCTGGAGGACTGGTGGGTTTAGCATTGAGTTTTCGCAACCTCCCCGATGTGCGCAGCCTGCGCAGTTATGTCCCCACGGAAACTAGCTATATCTACGATGTGAATGGGGAGCTGCTGACTCGGATTCATGACGAGGCCAACCGCGAAGTCGTCCCTCTAGACAAGATTGCGACGCCGTTGAAAATGGCGGTACTGGCGATCGAAGATTCTCACTTCTATCAACATGCTGGGATTAACCCCAATAGCGTCGGTCGCGCCTTACTCGCCAACATTGAAGGAGGTGGGGTGCGCGAGGGAGCCTCTACAGTCACCATGCAGTTGGTGAAAAACTTATTCCTTTCCCCAGAGCGCAAACTGAGCCGGAAAGTCGCCGAAGCTGTCTTGGCCATGCGCTTGGAACAGATTCTCACCAAAGATGAAATTTTAGAGCTGTATCTCAATCAGGTTTACTGGGGACACAATACCTACGGTGTGGAAACCGCAGCGCAGAGTTATTTTGCCAAATCTGCGGAAGACCTGACTTTGGCAGAGTCAGCCATGATGGCGGGATTAATCCAAGCTCCAGAAAGCTACAGTCCCTTCATCGACTATAAACTCGCCAAACGACAGCAGGCGATCGTTTTGGCTCGGATGCGCGCTCTAGACTGGATTACGGCCGAACAAGAAAAGGAAGCCAAAGAACAACCCCTGCTCGTCGGACGGGTGACCTCCTTCGGTCAGAGTAAAGTTCCGTACTTAACTGAAGCGGTCATTCAAGAGCTTTCCGATCGCTTTGGTCGCGATATGGTACTCAAAGGTGGATTGCGGATTCAGACCACCATCGATCTGAAACTGCAACGGATTGCAGAAAGTACCGTGAAAAAATGGCACAATCGCCTCTACAATCAAGGCTTGTATTACGACTACGATAACGGGCAATTGGCTTTAGTAGCCGTAGATCCGCGCACTCACTTCGTGAAGGCGATGGTGGGTGGATTTGACTACGAAACCAGTCAATACAACCGAGCGGTGCAAGCTCAACGGCAACCGGGTTCCTCGTTCAAACCCTTTGTCTACTATGCCGCCTTTGCTAGCGGTAAATATACCCCCGATTCAATTGTCAATGATTCTCCCGTCCGCTATCGCGATGGGGATGGTTATTATTCACCTCGTAACTATGGCGGAAGCTTTTCTGGTGCGGTGAGTTTGCGCAAGTCTTTAGAAGTGTCGTTGAATATTCCTGCCATTAAAATCGGTCAATCGATTGGTTTGAGTAAAGTTGTCGAAGTGGTGCGTAACCTGGGAGTGAAAAGCCCAATTGAACCGGTAATTTCTCTGCCTTTAGGTTCGGTTGATATGACTCCTTTAGAAATGGCTGGAGCCTTTGCAACTTTTGCCAATAATGGGTGGCATTCTACGCCAACATTCATCGCTCAGGTCACCGATAGCAACGGCAATGTTTTGCTCGATAATACTCCAAAACCACAACTGGTTCTAGATCCTTGGGCTGTAGCATCTTTGAACAGTACCTTACGAGGCGTGATCGAACGAGGAACGGCAACCTCAGCTCGCATGGGCCGTCCGGCTGCTGGGAAAACCGGTACGACGTCTTCAGAGCGCGATATTTGGTTTGTCGGTTATGTTCCGCAAATGTCGGTTGCAGTGTGGGTGGGTAACGACGATTATCGTCCTCTGGCGAAAGGAGCGACTGGAGGGACTCATGTGGCTCCAATTTGGCGAGATTTTATGCGCCAAGCGATGGCCAACGAACCGGTGGAAAATTTCCGATCGCCTGGCGAGTTTCCTCGTCCCCAACCTTAGATAAGAAAAATGAGTTGGGTTGAAGACTAAGACTGTTGCTCGAGTTCTGATTTCATTCGTTCGAGGGTAGAGTTCATTTGGTCGAACATTTGTTGTGGAGTTACTCCAAACTGACCGAGCTGAGTTTTGAGTTGTTCGACGGTCATTTGTGCCATGAAATCTTCTGAGAGTTCAAAACGTTTCATAAAGATGCGATAGCGATCCATTAATGCTTCCATCTGCTCGATGAATAGCTTTTTACCTTCGCGATCGAATTTGCCATAGTCACTGCCAAGCTGAATGAGAGATTGATAATCTTCAAAGAGCTGCTTGGCTTCTTGTTGTACGATATCTGAGTCAAAAAATCCCATGGCTTTGCGATCGAATGGTTTACGGTTCTAATGGCGCATGATGAGTAATGCACATTTTTCCTTATTCTAGTAGAGTCAGAGAGTCGAGTAAAATTCGGTTTTCCGTATTACCGCGAGAGGTCGATGAGAGCGGGCAACTATTGAGTACGCTATAACTAGAGAACCTAGAGCGATCGGAGAAACCTGTAGGAAAGATGTGAGTTGGGTTGGGGAAGAGAAAGTACGGTGTTGAGCAAGCAAAGAAGTCGTAAAGTTGGTATCGTTTTAGCCTCGGCTGGGGCATTGATTCCGATCGCCGGATTCCATAAGTTTTATCTGGGCCAACCTCGCTGGGGCCTGGTTTATCTGCTCCTGTCTTGGACTCCTATTCCCCATGTCGCCAGTGCCATTGAAGCGGTATGGTACTTAGTGCAAGATGATGAGGAGTTTCAAGAGCACGTACATGACTCAGAATTCTCGATTCCAGGCGTCAAATTACCGGATATGCCGGATATTAATATACCAGATCTCAAATTACCGGATATTCCCTGGGAGCAGTTTTGGCCGAGGAAAAAGGCTGGGGCATCCGAGCCAATTTCCGATCGCGTGGAGAATGTTGCCGAAGCTTTGCGACAGTTGGAACAGTTGCGCCAGGAAGGACTGATTTCCGAGTACGAGTTCGAGCAAAAACGGCGCGCGCTCCTCGACAAAATTGGTTAGGTCAATCTGACTTTAATCGTTTTGGGGCAGCCACAGAACAACCCGATAAGCATCTAGGCGATGATTGAGAAATGCATAGGCCGAACTCCAGAGATAGAGGTGAAAGCGTCGGTAAAGGGATTCGCCCCAGCGCTCGACAATCCCTTCACGAGAGCGATCGAGATTTTCTGCCCAAATTTTGCACGTGAGATAATAGCTATGGCGATCGTTAAAAGCAACATCTAGTTCAAAGGGAGTTTTTGCCTGTTTTTCGAGAAAATCATGCAAGCAGAAAAATGAGTGGTTACCGGGATAGATATAGGTGCTGATAAAGGTTGGTAGTTTATGTTTTTCCCGAATTGAACTGGCATCGAGATACACGCGACCGCCCGGTTTGAGCAAGCGCTGACATTGTTCTAAAACGGCTTCATAATTGGGTAAATGCTCCATTACGCCCAGGATTGCGATCGCATCATATTTTTCTTCGGTCTCGAGTTCGTACTCTAAAAAGTTCTGCTGGAGGACTCGACAAGGCAGTTGCAACCGCTCGATGAGATCGGTCAGGAATGACATTGACTCTTGGGAAATGGTTAATGAAGTAACCTCAATGCCTTGTCGTCCCGCATGTTCGGTGAGAGCACCCCAACCGCCGCCAACATCTAAAAGGCGATCGCCTTTCTGTAACCGACAGGCTGAAATAACATAGTCGAACTTGCGCCGTTGAGCGACATTGAGCGCTTCATCATCCCGCTCGAATATGGCTTGAGAATAGCAGCGACTTTCATCGAGAAATGACAGGTAAAACTCGGGGTCAAAGTCGTAGTGTTGCGCAATTGACCGCTTATCGGTAAATACTTGTCCGGTTAATACCGGAGTAATACGTCGCCATAGGTGATGTAAGGGATGAGAGTCGGTGAAAGCACTTTGCAAACTCATCACCTCTAGCATGTTACCGATGATGTCAATACTACCATCCATATAAGCTTCGCAAAGGCGGCACTCATCCAGTTGGCTCAAGGCTAATAGTCCGTTCCGATCGTTGATCTTGATTTCAAACTGCGGCCGGCCGGAACCAAAGTGATAGGAGCTACCGTCAAATATACTAATTTCAAAGGGGATTTTGACCTGGCTAGCCAGTCGTTCTTGTAACAACTTTAAAAAGCGGTTGCTGGCAGCCAACGGGGTCGTCTCAATAGATTGTGACATTAGTTAACAATCTCTAGAATTTAAACAACAAGATTCAATTACTGCTTCTATGGAGAATAATTCTCGGTAGGTTTGCAGGTGGTGCGTGTAATTTAGCCTTCCATTAGCTCACATTCTGCACGAAAGAAAGCTGTTATGTCCACTCTATTTAAGCAATTTTTTAAGAATTAAGGTTTACTTTACAAATTTCCTCGGATACACTGAAATCTCGGGACAACAGAATTAACTGAAAAACAAGCATGTCTGTACCGTCAAAAGAACAGCAATCGAGATGGAATGGCTGGACGATCGCCGGCAGCCTTTTAGTGCTTGGACTGCTCGGTGCGGGACTTTTTAAGCTATCTGAAGTCCAGTCAACCCAGCCCGATCCCGCCTTGACTGCAGACGTTAATATCCCATCCGAACCTAAAACCATCTCGGCGTTGGGACGGCTGAGTCCGCAAGGTGAGGTCATTCAAGTCAGCGGCCCTCAAGGCGATCGCATTGCCGAATTACTCGTAGAAGAGGGAGAATCAGTTAAAATCGGGCAAATCCTGGCTTATCTGGAGAGCCATGCCGAACGTAAAGTAGAACGGGATTTAGCCGCTCGGGAACTGGCCAATGCCCGAGCGCAGTGGGTGGCTCAAACCCAGTTTGGAGAAGCACAAATTGCAGCCGCTCAAACCAAAGTGCAAGAGATTGACGAGCCGCAAACCTTTGAGATTGAAGCGCAGCAAGCAACCATTCGCCGACTCCAGGCGGAACTGAAGCTGGCAGAAACCGACCGAAATCGCTTCGAGCAGCTTTATCAGGAAGGAGCGATCGCCAAGCAACAATTAGATCGACAGCGCACTCAAGTTGAAGAAATTACCGAACAGATCCGTAATGCTCGATCGATTCTCACGCAACTGGAAACCGGACGAGAAACTCGTCTCAATTCGGCGATCGCCGAATTGGAATCTACCCGAGCCAATCTACCGCTAGCCCAAGCGAGAATTGCTGTAGAGCCTCTACAACAACAACTGAATTTAGCCGAGACTCGACTCGATCGCACGATTATTCGAGCGCCCGGTCCGGGAACCGTGTTGCACGTGCGCGCCAAACCGGGTGAAGCCATTGGCAGTGCTGGGATTCTCGACTTGGGTAATGTCGAGCAAATGTATGCGATCGCCGAAGTGTATGAGACCGATATCGGACTGGTTCAACCGGGCCAGTCCGCCACAGTTGTCAGTCGCCACAATGCATTTACGGAAACACTTACGGGAACTGTTGATGACATTGGCTGGCAGATCTTCAAAAATGATGTGTTCGATGACGATCCTGCCGCTCTAGTAGATGCTCGCGTGGTTGAAGTCAAGATTAAACTTGATGAAAGCGAAAGTGTCAAACGTTTGACCAACTTACAAGTTGACGTTCGGATTAATCTTGAGTAACAATGTTGCTTTGGATCTCGAACGGGTCGATCGCCATTAATATTCCGGAGAGCGAAAACTATGCTGGAAATGTTTGAAATTTTAGCGAATTTCACCACAGAACAACTGGAAACTATCGAATGCATTTGCGAGCGAAAATCTTATGGGAGCGGAGACTATCTGGTTCGCCAAGGCGATCGCAGCACCGAACTTTATTTCATCATTCGAGGTGCGGTTGAGTTATACGCGATCGACCCCAACACTCAAGATGAGATCGATTATCACTCCGAGCTACATAGCGGTGAAAGTTTTGGCGGAATGTCCTTTTTTGATAGCGATCCTCGGTCTTGTTCGATTCGGGCTAAAACAGATACAGAAGTCTATTGCTTATCTCGGCAACGATTTCTCCTAGAAATTCCCAATGCAATGCCCATGTTAAATACAATGTCCACCACATTATTACAACAAATCAATAATCAGCTCCGCGTTGCCACCAAGAGAATTACTGCCTTACAACGTCAAGTCGAGCAGCTCAGTCAGCAAAACTAGGACAGTTATTTCAGCCATGATACCTTGGAAAGGACCTGCGGTTGCCTGGCACAATCTGGTCAAAGTTAAATCCAGACTGATTATTGCGATCGCCGCGATCGGATTTTCTGTATCACTCATTTTTCTGCAACTCTGTTTCCTCGGCGCTCTCCTCAAAGGAGCTACATCTCTTTATGACAACTTGCAGTTCGATCTCGTTCTGGTCTCTCCAAAAACTCCAGAATTACTATCGCTCTCGAGCTTTCCGCGCCGTCGCCTCTATCAGGCCGAACGTATCGCCAGCGTCGAGTCTATTGCTCCTATCTATCTCACGTTTCGATTCTGGCGAAATGTTGAAAACTATCGACGGCGAGGGATTTTAATTATTGGGATTAATCCCGATCGAGCTATCTTTCAAGACCCAAACTTGAACGAGCAGCTTGTAACCATTCGGGAACAAGATACAGTATTAATGAGCGAACTCTCCCGAGATGAATACGGCCCCAGATCGGTAGGTTTAGAAACCGAATTAGGCGATCGCCAGACCCGAATTACCGGACTTTTTACCATGAGTAACTCATTAAGAGCCAATGGGATTGTCATTACTAGTATTCCCAATTTTTTGCGCTACGCTCAAAACTACAGTATCGAGCAGATCAATTTAGGATTAATCCAACTCAAAACCGGTACTAATCCGGATGCCGTCGTTGCAGAATTGCGAGATCTCCTGCCCAAAGATGTGCTGGTGATGAATCGTTCTGAAGCTGAAATCCGCGATCGTCAATTTTGGCTGCGCTCCACTTCCCTTGGTTTGATTGTTATCGTTGCCGTAATTACAGCGATTGTTGTCGGTACTGTGGTAGTGTACCAAATCTTAGATGCTGATGTGAGCGAACATCTGAGCGAGTATGCCACCCTCAAAGCAATGGGATATAGCAATCGAGACTTATCCGGTATTGTCCTAAAAGAAGGGGCAATTTTAGCCGTGTTAGGCTATCTTCCCGGTCTTTTGGTGGGTATTGCTTTATATCAAGCTATTTACCAGGCCACTCGATTGCCCATTCAACTCACGAGTTTAGAGGTCATCGGTGTCTTTCTCGCAACCCTGACCATGTGCAGTACCTCTGCGCTGGTTGCGTTGCGTAAAAT
The Roseofilum casamattae BLCC-M143 genome window above contains:
- the tyrS gene encoding tyrosine--tRNA ligase: MTSTNSNPDWLYRGIEEIFPNRPESDDPDENLQHRLERSGQSLRVKLGIDPTGTDLHLGHSIAVRKLRAFQDAGHTAVLIIGDFTAQIGDPTGKSEVRRQLTPAQVEENAQTYLDQLRPILDFDTPGRLEIRYNSEWLSQLDLGKTLQLLATMTVGQMLAKEGFSERYNKENPIYLHEFLYPLMQGYDSVAVKADVELGGTDQKFNIAVGRDLQRHFGLRPQFGLLVPILLGTDGAQKMSKSLGNYVGLWENAVTMYSKLEKTPDAIITDYFELLTNLSLESLPENPRERQKALALDVVTQYKGESAALEAQKAALSQGQAGTIPEFSLGEIKFPVKLFYLVSAAGLAKGSSEARRLIQGGGVKLDGEKLSDPNLMLEDGDRIDGKVLQVGKNKFVRLVKS
- a CDS encoding transglycosylase domain-containing protein, with product MSSNTISREHSKSISPIFQFVQGVGKVAGGTILGVTMLSSSILAGGLVGLALSFRNLPDVRSLRSYVPTETSYIYDVNGELLTRIHDEANREVVPLDKIATPLKMAVLAIEDSHFYQHAGINPNSVGRALLANIEGGGVREGASTVTMQLVKNLFLSPERKLSRKVAEAVLAMRLEQILTKDEILELYLNQVYWGHNTYGVETAAQSYFAKSAEDLTLAESAMMAGLIQAPESYSPFIDYKLAKRQQAIVLARMRALDWITAEQEKEAKEQPLLVGRVTSFGQSKVPYLTEAVIQELSDRFGRDMVLKGGLRIQTTIDLKLQRIAESTVKKWHNRLYNQGLYYDYDNGQLALVAVDPRTHFVKAMVGGFDYETSQYNRAVQAQRQPGSSFKPFVYYAAFASGKYTPDSIVNDSPVRYRDGDGYYSPRNYGGSFSGAVSLRKSLEVSLNIPAIKIGQSIGLSKVVEVVRNLGVKSPIEPVISLPLGSVDMTPLEMAGAFATFANNGWHSTPTFIAQVTDSNGNVLLDNTPKPQLVLDPWAVASLNSTLRGVIERGTATSARMGRPAAGKTGTTSSERDIWFVGYVPQMSVAVWVGNDDYRPLAKGATGGTHVAPIWRDFMRQAMANEPVENFRSPGEFPRPQP
- a CDS encoding DUF1825 family protein encodes the protein MGFFDSDIVQQEAKQLFEDYQSLIQLGSDYGKFDREGKKLFIEQMEALMDRYRIFMKRFELSEDFMAQMTVEQLKTQLGQFGVTPQQMFDQMNSTLERMKSELEQQS
- a CDS encoding NINE protein produces the protein MGWGRESTVLSKQRSRKVGIVLASAGALIPIAGFHKFYLGQPRWGLVYLLLSWTPIPHVASAIEAVWYLVQDDEEFQEHVHDSEFSIPGVKLPDMPDINIPDLKLPDIPWEQFWPRKKAGASEPISDRVENVAEALRQLEQLRQEGLISEYEFEQKRRALLDKIG
- a CDS encoding class I SAM-dependent methyltransferase, encoding MSQSIETTPLAASNRFLKLLQERLASQVKIPFEISIFDGSSYHFGSGRPQFEIKINDRNGLLALSQLDECRLCEAYMDGSIDIIGNMLEVMSLQSAFTDSHPLHHLWRRITPVLTGQVFTDKRSIAQHYDFDPEFYLSFLDESRCYSQAIFERDDEALNVAQRRKFDYVISACRLQKGDRLLDVGGGWGALTEHAGRQGIEVTSLTISQESMSFLTDLIERLQLPCRVLQQNFLEYELETEEKYDAIAILGVMEHLPNYEAVLEQCQRLLKPGGRVYLDASSIREKHKLPTFISTYIYPGNHSFFCLHDFLEKQAKTPFELDVAFNDRHSYYLTCKIWAENLDRSREGIVERWGESLYRRFHLYLWSSAYAFLNHRLDAYRVVLWLPQND
- a CDS encoding HlyD family efflux transporter periplasmic adaptor subunit, with amino-acid sequence MSVPSKEQQSRWNGWTIAGSLLVLGLLGAGLFKLSEVQSTQPDPALTADVNIPSEPKTISALGRLSPQGEVIQVSGPQGDRIAELLVEEGESVKIGQILAYLESHAERKVERDLAARELANARAQWVAQTQFGEAQIAAAQTKVQEIDEPQTFEIEAQQATIRRLQAELKLAETDRNRFEQLYQEGAIAKQQLDRQRTQVEEITEQIRNARSILTQLETGRETRLNSAIAELESTRANLPLAQARIAVEPLQQQLNLAETRLDRTIIRAPGPGTVLHVRAKPGEAIGSAGILDLGNVEQMYAIAEVYETDIGLVQPGQSATVVSRHNAFTETLTGTVDDIGWQIFKNDVFDDDPAALVDARVVEVKIKLDESESVKRLTNLQVDVRINLE
- a CDS encoding cyclic nucleotide-binding domain-containing protein, which codes for MLEMFEILANFTTEQLETIECICERKSYGSGDYLVRQGDRSTELYFIIRGAVELYAIDPNTQDEIDYHSELHSGESFGGMSFFDSDPRSCSIRAKTDTEVYCLSRQRFLLEIPNAMPMLNTMSTTLLQQINNQLRVATKRITALQRQVEQLSQQN
- the devC gene encoding ABC transporter permease DevC — translated: MIPWKGPAVAWHNLVKVKSRLIIAIAAIGFSVSLIFLQLCFLGALLKGATSLYDNLQFDLVLVSPKTPELLSLSSFPRRRLYQAERIASVESIAPIYLTFRFWRNVENYRRRGILIIGINPDRAIFQDPNLNEQLVTIREQDTVLMSELSRDEYGPRSVGLETELGDRQTRITGLFTMSNSLRANGIVITSIPNFLRYAQNYSIEQINLGLIQLKTGTNPDAVVAELRDLLPKDVLVMNRSEAEIRDRQFWLRSTSLGLIVIVAVITAIVVGTVVVYQILDADVSEHLSEYATLKAMGYSNRDLSGIVLKEGAILAVLGYLPGLLVGIALYQAIYQATRLPIQLTSLEVIGVFLATLTMCSTSALVALRKIFLADPADIF